The following are encoded in a window of Pseudomonas sp. St316 genomic DNA:
- the tssI gene encoding type VI secretion system tip protein TssI/VgrG produces MEITQNNRLVQVDSPLGSDVLLLQSMEGSEELGRLFHYELDLTSENRAITFDQLLGKPMGLTLELYEGGKRYFHGIVCSCRQLTGHGQFAGYRVSLRPWFWLLTRTSDCRIFQNKTVPDIIKQVFRDLGFSDFEDSLSGSYREWEYCVQYRETSFDFVSRLMEQEGIYYYFRHEEARHVLVLADAYGAHTTAPDYASVPFYPPDRQMRERDHFYDWQLAREVQPGSLALNDYDFLRPRASLEVRSSVPRNHTNADYPLYDYPGEYVQSNDGDHYARTRIEAIHSQFERVQLRGRARGLGCGHVFTLTGYDRADQNREYLVVVARYQIRQEAYESGQSDIAEQFVSELDCMDASQVFRPLPLTPMPIVRGPQTAVVVGPSGEEIWTDQYGRVKVHFHWDRHDQSNENSSCWIRVSQAWAGKNWGSVQLPRIGQEVIVSFLEGDPDRPIITGRVYNAEQTVPYSLPANATQSGVKSRSSKGGSPANFNEIRMEDKKGAEQLFIHAEKNQDIEVENDETHWVGHDRRKTIDNDETVHVKHDRTETVDNNETITIGVDRTEKVGNNETISIGVNRTEKVGSDEKITIGANRTEKVGSNETITIGADRTEKVGANEKISIASNRTEDVGGNETISISGNRNETVQGNEGIEINGNQSTQIGQNESRDVAQNRTTDIKQNDSLDVGKHFALTAGDSISLTTGDASITMKKDGTIVISGKNITIDGSGAIKIKANKNVVVKGQKILQN; encoded by the coding sequence ATGGAGATCACGCAAAACAACCGTTTGGTGCAGGTCGACAGTCCTCTCGGCAGCGATGTCCTGTTGTTGCAGAGCATGGAAGGCAGCGAAGAGCTGGGGCGGTTGTTCCACTACGAATTGGACCTGACCTCCGAAAACCGGGCAATCACGTTCGACCAGTTGCTGGGTAAGCCGATGGGCCTGACCTTGGAACTGTATGAGGGCGGCAAACGCTACTTCCACGGCATTGTCTGCAGTTGCCGGCAATTGACCGGCCACGGCCAGTTCGCCGGTTACCGCGTCAGCTTGCGGCCCTGGTTCTGGCTGCTCACGCGCACCTCCGACTGCCGGATTTTCCAGAACAAGACGGTGCCGGACATCATCAAGCAGGTGTTCCGCGACCTCGGTTTCTCCGACTTCGAGGACAGCCTGAGCGGTAGCTACCGCGAGTGGGAATATTGCGTGCAATACCGCGAAACCAGCTTCGATTTCGTCAGCCGGTTGATGGAGCAGGAAGGCATCTATTACTACTTTCGCCATGAAGAGGCGCGTCATGTGTTGGTGTTGGCCGACGCCTATGGCGCCCACACCACGGCGCCCGACTACGCCTCCGTGCCCTTCTATCCGCCCGATCGGCAAATGCGCGAGCGCGATCATTTCTACGACTGGCAACTGGCACGGGAAGTACAACCCGGTTCGCTGGCGCTGAACGACTATGACTTCCTGCGCCCGCGCGCCAGTCTTGAGGTGCGCTCCAGCGTGCCGCGCAACCACACCAACGCCGACTACCCGCTCTACGACTACCCGGGTGAGTACGTCCAGAGCAACGATGGCGATCACTACGCGCGTACCCGCATCGAAGCCATTCACAGCCAGTTCGAGCGTGTACAGTTGCGAGGTCGCGCTCGCGGGCTGGGCTGCGGCCACGTGTTCACGCTGACGGGTTACGACCGTGCGGACCAGAACCGCGAGTACCTGGTGGTGGTCGCCCGTTATCAGATTCGTCAGGAAGCCTACGAAAGCGGCCAATCGGACATCGCCGAACAGTTCGTCAGCGAGCTGGACTGCATGGATGCCAGCCAAGTCTTCCGCCCTCTCCCCCTCACACCCATGCCCATTGTTCGCGGGCCGCAGACTGCCGTGGTGGTTGGCCCCAGTGGCGAGGAGATCTGGACCGACCAGTACGGCCGGGTCAAAGTGCATTTCCACTGGGATCGCCATGACCAGTCCAACGAAAACAGCTCCTGCTGGATTCGTGTGTCCCAGGCCTGGGCCGGCAAGAACTGGGGGTCCGTGCAGCTCCCGCGGATCGGTCAGGAGGTGATTGTCAGTTTCCTGGAGGGCGATCCGGATCGGCCGATCATCACCGGTCGCGTCTACAACGCTGAACAAACTGTGCCCTACTCGCTGCCAGCCAATGCCACCCAGAGCGGGGTGAAAAGTCGTTCGAGCAAGGGCGGCTCACCGGCCAACTTCAATGAAATCCGCATGGAGGACAAGAAAGGCGCCGAGCAACTGTTTATCCACGCCGAGAAGAACCAGGACATCGAAGTCGAGAACGACGAGACCCACTGGGTCGGTCATGACCGCCGCAAAACCATCGATAACGACGAAACCGTGCACGTCAAACACGACCGCACCGAAACCGTCGATAACAACGAAACCATCACCATCGGTGTGGATCGCACAGAAAAGGTCGGCAATAACGAAACCATTTCCATTGGCGTGAACCGTACCGAGAAGGTGGGCAGCGACGAAAAAATCACCATTGGCGCCAATCGCACCGAAAAAGTGGGCAGCAACGAGACCATCACCATCGGCGCGGACCGCACGGAAAAAGTCGGTGCCAACGAGAAAATCAGCATCGCCAGCAACCGCACCGAAGACGTGGGCGGCAACGAAACGATCAGCATCAGCGGCAACCGTAACGAAACGGTCCAGGGCAACGAAGGCATCGAGATCAACGGCAACCAGAGTACCCAGATCGGCCAGAACGAGTCCCGCGATGTCGCCCAGAACCGCACCACTGATATCAAGCAGAACGACAGCCTGGACGTCGGCAAACACTTTGCCCTCACCGCCGGCGACTCCATCAGCCTGACCACGGGCGACGCCAGCATCACCATGAAGAAGGACGGCACCATCGTGATCAGCGGCAAGAACATCACCATCGACGGCTCCGGCGCCATCAAGATCAAGGCCAACAAAAACGTGGTCGTAAAAGGCCAGAAAATCCTGCAGAACTAG
- a CDS encoding DUF6484 domain-containing protein, with the protein MTVEYHFPVSSTATPARVDGVVIGVLLDVPGADAPVVAFPGCPGETGLVARTTTPLSREDIGAQVALMFEAGDLSRPLVIGRIQRLPQTATPAVAHLDGERLEFTAEREIVLRCGKASITLTREGKVLIRGTYLSSRSSGVNRIKGGSVQIN; encoded by the coding sequence ATGACCGTTGAATATCATTTCCCCGTTTCCTCCACCGCTACGCCCGCGCGCGTGGATGGCGTCGTGATTGGGGTGCTGCTGGATGTGCCCGGGGCAGACGCCCCTGTGGTGGCCTTCCCTGGCTGCCCTGGCGAAACGGGCCTCGTCGCACGCACCACCACCCCGCTCTCCCGTGAAGACATCGGCGCCCAGGTCGCGCTGATGTTCGAGGCAGGCGATTTGAGCCGGCCGCTGGTGATCGGTCGCATCCAGCGCCTACCGCAAACCGCAACGCCAGCGGTCGCCCACCTGGACGGCGAGCGCTTGGAGTTCACCGCAGAAAGGGAAATTGTCCTGCGCTGCGGCAAGGCGAGCATTACCCTCACGCGCGAAGGCAAGGTGTTGATCCGCGGGACCTACCTCTCGAGCCGATCGTCTGGCGTGAACCGCATCAAGGGCGGCTCGGTGCAGATCAACTAG
- a CDS encoding DUF2169 domain-containing protein, which produces MELLNASKLLAAYTQGMEPDGRESLVIVAKGTFNLPLDGRAATLVDTQQPLLMADTFCGEPGLSAPLQEMDFAPVKPFCDVLVRGKAFAPNGRPVTQLAAGIRVGQMSKAFSVLGPRQWQPGLLGVSPGLPQPFTEQDISYAQAYGGSHPMAKNPDMRHCYPDNPSGCGWFPGSIDSAEVAYKPMPNTEELGKPIDSPSGDFRPMALGPIGRSWPQRVRFAGTYDETWLADSFPFLPQDFDRRYFQAAPDDQQIAYLRGGEDVLLLNLTPQERAGFRIPEIDVPVTFFLKKGGHETVQAVIDTLLIDTDARQVQLTWRVSRPLRRNLFEIAQVLVGTMSTGWWRARELGKDYYPSLSFLVNAKQAPEEAD; this is translated from the coding sequence ATGGAATTGCTCAACGCCAGCAAACTGCTTGCTGCCTACACCCAGGGCATGGAACCCGACGGCCGCGAATCCCTGGTGATCGTCGCCAAAGGCACTTTTAATCTGCCGCTGGACGGCCGTGCGGCGACCCTGGTCGACACCCAGCAACCATTGCTGATGGCCGATACTTTCTGCGGCGAGCCTGGCCTCAGCGCTCCGCTGCAGGAAATGGACTTCGCCCCGGTCAAGCCGTTCTGCGATGTGCTGGTACGCGGCAAGGCTTTCGCCCCGAATGGACGGCCCGTGACGCAACTGGCTGCAGGTATTCGTGTCGGTCAGATGAGCAAAGCCTTCTCCGTCCTCGGCCCCCGACAATGGCAACCGGGCCTATTGGGGGTTTCTCCCGGTTTACCGCAACCCTTTACCGAGCAGGACATCTCCTATGCCCAGGCCTACGGAGGTTCCCATCCCATGGCCAAGAATCCGGATATGCGTCATTGCTACCCGGACAATCCAAGCGGTTGCGGTTGGTTCCCAGGCAGCATCGACAGCGCTGAAGTCGCTTACAAGCCCATGCCGAATACGGAGGAACTGGGCAAGCCGATCGACAGCCCCTCCGGCGACTTTCGCCCCATGGCGCTCGGTCCTATTGGCCGTAGCTGGCCGCAACGTGTCCGTTTCGCCGGGACTTACGACGAAACCTGGTTGGCCGACAGCTTTCCGTTTTTGCCGCAAGATTTCGACCGTCGCTACTTCCAGGCGGCCCCTGACGATCAGCAGATTGCTTACCTGCGTGGCGGCGAGGACGTGCTGCTGCTCAACCTCACGCCCCAGGAGCGCGCGGGCTTTCGCATTCCCGAAATAGACGTGCCGGTGACTTTTTTCCTGAAAAAAGGCGGTCATGAGACCGTGCAGGCGGTGATCGACACCCTGCTGATCGACACAGACGCCCGCCAGGTGCAACTGACCTGGCGTGTTTCCCGTCCCCTGCGGCGCAACCTGTTCGAGATCGCCCAGGTGCTGGTCGGCACCATGTCCACGGGTTGGTGGCGCGCCCGTGAACTGGGCAAGGATTACTACCCTTCGCTCTCCTTCCTGGTAAACGCCAAACAGGCGCCCGAGGAGGCGGACTGA
- a CDS encoding PAAR-like domain-containing protein, which yields MANEVYANNMEISCKSAAGKSIACFPDVCFTPPQAPPTPLGVPIPYPNTGMAKDTTQGTRTVKITGKEVMLKDKSCFKTSTGDEAGNAPKKGVVTSKIKGKVYFIAWSMDVKFEGENVVRHLDLMTHNHASKPGNTPPWAYADAAATTPIERCKKEVARKNKACGGLPTKAQRCGDKACTAAKKCLLVSKKQADSKAQNSEVACCPGETGHHLVEAHSFTATGSGRQTPLPQFPNYDEKDAPCICVQCPQDGSGRYEGDHGFMHAAQGKLEQAAIEGAPPGQKDYAWNYGQSRSAGVRALQQTFPKSKCSKKCLEAQLDGYHKNTVGVRDKTPVRTHTPNLQDNQKALAHDMIPEVTISAW from the coding sequence ATGGCGAATGAGGTTTACGCCAACAATATGGAAATTTCCTGCAAGTCGGCGGCGGGCAAGTCGATTGCCTGCTTTCCAGATGTCTGCTTCACCCCGCCCCAGGCACCGCCCACCCCGCTGGGGGTGCCGATCCCCTACCCCAACACTGGCATGGCCAAGGACACGACCCAGGGGACACGAACGGTCAAAATCACCGGCAAGGAGGTGATGCTCAAGGACAAGAGTTGTTTCAAGACCAGTACGGGAGATGAAGCCGGAAACGCGCCGAAGAAAGGCGTGGTGACCAGCAAGATCAAGGGGAAGGTGTACTTCATCGCTTGGTCGATGGACGTGAAGTTCGAAGGGGAAAATGTAGTCAGACATTTAGACCTGATGACTCATAACCACGCGTCCAAGCCCGGAAATACGCCTCCTTGGGCTTATGCCGACGCAGCAGCGACGACGCCCATCGAGCGTTGCAAGAAAGAAGTGGCCAGGAAAAACAAAGCGTGCGGGGGATTGCCGACCAAAGCGCAACGGTGTGGCGACAAAGCCTGTACCGCCGCAAAAAAGTGTTTGCTGGTGTCCAAGAAGCAGGCGGATTCCAAGGCGCAGAACAGTGAGGTGGCCTGTTGTCCTGGCGAAACCGGCCACCACCTCGTTGAGGCCCATAGTTTTACAGCGACAGGTTCAGGTCGCCAAACGCCTCTTCCCCAATTCCCCAATTACGATGAAAAAGATGCACCGTGCATTTGCGTGCAATGCCCTCAAGACGGAAGCGGACGCTATGAAGGGGACCATGGCTTCATGCATGCAGCCCAAGGCAAGCTGGAACAGGCAGCCATCGAGGGCGCACCGCCCGGTCAAAAGGATTACGCCTGGAATTACGGCCAATCCCGTTCAGCGGGCGTACGAGCACTTCAGCAAACCTTTCCGAAATCGAAATGCTCAAAGAAATGCCTGGAAGCGCAATTAGACGGTTACCACAAGAATACGGTAGGTGTCAGGGACAAAACCCCGGTGAGGACCCACACACCCAACCTTCAAGACAATCAGAAAGCGCTGGCCCACGACATGATCCCAGAGGTCACTATCAGTGCTTGGTAG
- a CDS encoding TIGR02270 family protein — protein MDSLSAILDQHTEEASFLAVLRDYAVRAPHYDLDQIGTLDNRIDAQLDGLRIAGTSGLATLLAQLGPHAVGEMFASVVLAFETADANALSRLSSHLRNAVETERGYLMALGWLDWERISPWIDRMFAAPEPMFRRLGLAACGMHRHDPGAALLAGFSDADPSVLARAARTAGELRRRDLMPAIRAHRQHTDTATRFWANWAIAQMGDEQALEPLRQFAEQPGEFQYRALCVLLAWQKRENSIAWIRQLIQNPVQHRVGIQAIGLLGDPVCVPWLIQQMSDLPYARVAGEAFSLITGADLALLDLELQDLPDFDAGPNDDPQDPNVAMDPDENLPWPDPQLITAWWQAHGGDFQAGVGYVLGQPQSESSFQQVLAQGQQRQRIAAVCGIARYRPTEVLFPTSAPAWRQKRLLSVR, from the coding sequence ATGGACAGTCTGTCAGCGATTCTCGACCAACACACCGAAGAGGCGAGTTTCCTTGCGGTCCTGCGGGACTATGCCGTGCGCGCCCCCCATTACGACCTGGACCAGATAGGCACGCTCGACAACCGCATCGACGCCCAGCTCGACGGCCTTCGAATTGCCGGCACCAGCGGCTTGGCGACCCTGCTGGCCCAGCTCGGCCCGCATGCTGTCGGGGAGATGTTCGCCAGCGTGGTGCTGGCCTTCGAGACGGCCGATGCAAACGCGCTGTCGCGGCTCAGCAGTCATTTACGCAATGCCGTGGAAACGGAACGTGGATATTTGATGGCCCTCGGGTGGCTCGACTGGGAGCGGATATCGCCCTGGATCGACCGCATGTTCGCTGCCCCTGAGCCTATGTTTCGCCGCCTGGGCCTGGCGGCCTGCGGCATGCATCGTCACGACCCGGGCGCCGCATTGCTTGCCGGCTTTTCCGATGCCGATCCGAGCGTGTTGGCACGTGCTGCTCGTACTGCCGGCGAGTTGCGTCGTCGTGACCTGATGCCGGCCATTCGCGCCCACCGCCAACACACGGACACCGCCACACGCTTCTGGGCAAATTGGGCCATCGCCCAGATGGGCGATGAGCAAGCCCTGGAGCCACTGCGTCAGTTTGCCGAGCAACCGGGCGAGTTCCAGTACCGCGCGCTCTGTGTATTGCTGGCCTGGCAAAAGCGTGAGAACAGCATCGCCTGGATACGCCAGTTGATACAGAACCCCGTGCAGCATCGCGTCGGCATCCAGGCCATCGGGCTGTTGGGCGATCCAGTCTGCGTACCGTGGTTGATCCAGCAGATGAGTGACCTGCCCTATGCCCGGGTCGCCGGCGAAGCCTTCAGCCTGATCACAGGTGCTGACCTGGCGCTACTCGACCTGGAACTGCAGGACCTGCCGGATTTCGATGCAGGCCCGAACGATGACCCGCAAGACCCCAACGTGGCGATGGACCCCGACGAAAACCTACCCTGGCCCGACCCGCAGTTAATCACCGCTTGGTGGCAGGCCCATGGCGGCGATTTCCAGGCGGGCGTCGGTTATGTACTGGGACAGCCCCAGAGTGAAAGCAGTTTTCAGCAAGTACTTGCCCAGGGCCAGCAACGCCAGCGCATCGCTGCCGTCTGCGGCATCGCCCGCTATCGACCAACCGAAGTGCTTTTCCCCACGAGCGCACCGGCCTGGCGGCAAAAGCGCTTGTTGTCCGTGCGATAA
- the kdgD gene encoding 5-dehydro-4-deoxyglucarate dehydratase, whose protein sequence is MTPSELKSVLSSGLLSFPLTDFDGHGEFNAAGYARRLEWLAPYGTSALFAAGGTGEFFSLAADEYSAVIRTAVDTCASSVPILAGVGGSTRQAIQYAQEAERLGAKGLLLLPHYLTEASQEGVAAHVEAVCKSVKIGVVVYNRNVCRLTAALLERLAERCPNLIGYKDGLGDVELMVSIRRRLGDRLSYLGGLPTAEVYAAAYKALGVPVYSSAVFNFVPRLAMDFYHAIAREDHVAVGKMIDDFFLPYLDIRNRNAGYAVSIVKAGARIVGHDAGPVRTPLTDLSSEEYRLLAALIEKQGAQ, encoded by the coding sequence ATGACTCCATCTGAGCTTAAATCCGTCCTTTCCTCGGGGTTGCTCTCGTTCCCGCTGACTGATTTCGACGGCCACGGTGAATTCAATGCCGCCGGGTATGCGCGACGCTTGGAATGGTTGGCACCGTATGGCACGAGCGCACTGTTTGCAGCAGGGGGAACCGGGGAGTTCTTTTCCCTGGCGGCCGATGAATACAGCGCAGTCATCAGGACCGCAGTCGATACCTGCGCCAGCAGTGTGCCGATCCTGGCGGGGGTGGGCGGATCCACCCGCCAGGCGATTCAATATGCGCAAGAGGCTGAGCGGTTGGGAGCCAAAGGGTTGCTGTTGCTCCCTCATTATCTGACCGAGGCGAGCCAGGAGGGTGTGGCCGCGCATGTCGAGGCCGTGTGCAAATCGGTCAAGATCGGCGTCGTGGTCTACAACCGCAACGTGTGCCGCCTGACCGCCGCGCTTCTGGAACGGCTGGCCGAGCGCTGCCCGAATCTGATTGGCTACAAGGATGGCCTGGGCGATGTTGAATTGATGGTGTCGATCCGTCGTCGCCTGGGTGATCGACTCTCGTACCTGGGCGGTTTGCCAACGGCTGAGGTCTACGCCGCGGCCTATAAGGCGCTGGGGGTTCCGGTATATTCGTCGGCGGTGTTCAACTTCGTTCCCAGGCTGGCGATGGATTTCTATCACGCGATTGCCAGGGAGGATCACGTGGCCGTTGGCAAAATGATCGACGACTTTTTCCTGCCCTATCTCGACATCCGTAACCGTAACGCGGGTTACGCGGTGAGTATCGTCAAGGCCGGGGCAAGAATTGTCGGCCATGACGCAGGCCCGGTACGTACACCGCTTACCGACCTGTCTTCGGAAGAGTACAGGCTGCTCGCTGCTCTGATCGAAAAACAGGGCGCGCAATGA